The DNA sequence CCTCCATGTCCCAGGACCTCCTCGAGCGCAAGTGGTCGAACTTCTTCCGGCACTTCGACGCCGACGGCAACGGCTTCATCGAGCACGAGGACTTCGTACAGCGTGGCGCGCAGGTGGCCGCGGCGTTCGGGTACGCCACCGAGACGCCCGCGGCGCAGGCCGTCACCTCGGGCTTCCAGCGGGTCTGGGAATCCTTGGTGGGCAACCTCGACACCGATGGCGACGGGCGGGTGTCGCGCGAGGAGTTCACCGGCGGCATGACGGTGTTCGCCGACGAGGACCGCTACCAGGACCTGTTCCAGCCGGCGATCGACGCCCTGCTGGCGATGGGTGACGCCGACGGCGACGGGCAGCTGAGCCGGCCGGAGTGGGTGCGCCTGCAGGTCGGCTACGGCACCCCGGAGACCGATGCGGAGTACACGTTCGGCCTGCTCGACACCGACGGCAGCGGTTACCTCTCGCGCGACGAGATCTCGGCCGCCACCCGGCAGTACTTCACCAGCACCGACGCCGAGGCGCCGGGCAACAGCCTGTACGGCCCGCTCGCCTGACGAACTGAGGTAGCGCCGACCCCCTCGGCGGCCGGCGCTACCTCAGCGAGACACGTGTCTTCCGGGTGGCCGCCCCGGCGGTCGCGGCCGTCATTTCCCGGTCTCCGAGCCGGACGCCGAGCTCGTCGGCGAGATGTCCTCGCGGATGTGGTGTCGTCGCCCGCGGCCGGCCGGCCTGCACGCGGAAGCTGATGATGCTGGGCTTGGCTACGGTCGTTCCGTCTGGGAGCCGGTGTCAGCTCTGCGGTCCGGGGTCGGCTTCCAGGGTGAACCACACGGTGGTGCCTTCGCCGGGAACCGAGTCCAGCCAGAGACGGCCGCCGTGGCGCTGGACGATGCGGTCGACGATCGCGAGGCCCGCGCCGTGGCCGCCGCCGTAGGCGTCGCGGGCGTGCAGGCGGCGGAACAGGCGCAGGACGTCCTGCTGGTGGACCTCGGGGATGCCGATTCCGTTGTCCCGCACGAACACCGCGGGCGCGCGGTCGGTGTCCGCGGGGCGCAGCCCGACTTCGACCGTGCGTGGGTTCCCGGCGCGTGCGTACTTCGCCGCGTTCACCAGGAGGTTGACCAGGATCTCTTCGAGCCGGGCGGGATCGGCGTCCACCGTGACGCCGGCGTCGGGCAACGTCGGCCGGACGTCGTTTTCCGCCAGCCGGGCGCCGGCGATCTCCAGTGCGCGGGTGGTCGCGGTGCGCAGGCTGACCGGTTCCCGCCGCAGGTCGGCCTGGCCGAGCTGGGCGAAGTGCAGCAGGGAGTTGACGAGCTCGTCCATCCGGTTGGCCAGGCTTTCGACGGTCTCCAGCCGGCGCAGGGTGGTCGCGTCGAGGGTTTCGCCGGCGTCCTCGCCGATGAAGGCGACGGTCGCGGCGATGCCGCGCAGCGGTTCCTTCATCTCGTGCGCCGCGGCGTGGGCGAAGGTGTCGAGGTCCTGGTTGGCCCGCCGCAGCTGGGTGTTCAGCCCGGCGAGGTGGGCTGCCTGCCGCAGGGTGATCGTGGTCATGGCCCGGCCCAGGTCCGCCGCGACGGCCTCGTCGGCGGCGGTCCACGGCAGGCTGCGTCCGCGGACCACGGCCTGGTAGACGGCGGACGAGCCGCGCGGGGTGAGCCGTTCGCCGTGCGGGCCGAGCTGCACCGGCTGGGCGGGGTCGGCGGCCCAGGTCCGGTCGGCGCGGCGTTCGCGCCGGGTCCAGGCGACCAGATCACCGTCACCGAGGGCCAGCACCAGCACCCCGCTCAGGTCGTCGGCGTGCTGGGCGAGCGCGGGCGCGTGCTCGGTCAGGCACTCGCTGGCCCAGACCGCACCCGCGGTGAGGTCCGGCAGCGCCGGCCACAACGCCGCCAGCGCGGCCGGCGCGACCTCGCCGGCCATGGTCGAGGCGACGCCGTCGAGCCGGAGCACGACGGCGTCGGAGCGGACCAGCTCGGCGAGCAACCCGCCGCTGCCGGGCAGGGACTGCGCGGGATCCGTCTCGAGCGTGCTGACCAGCTCGGACAGCGCCGTCCGAGTCTCCTGGCGCGCACGGGCCGTCTCGGCCTCCTGCAGCGCCGCGAGCTGCAGCGAAAGGGTGACGCCGAAGAACTCGCACGCCGCGCGCACTTCCGGATCCAGCCGCCGGGGTGCCATGCCGTGGCAGGCGATCAGGCCCCACAGGGCGCCTTCGTGCAGCAGGGACACCGACATCGACGAGCCCACGCCGATGTTGCGCAGGTACTCGAGGTGGAACGACGACACGGTGCGCAACGTCGAGTCGGACAGGTCCAGCGGCTCGCTGCTGCCGGGCAGGGCCTGCGGGTGGAGGGCGGAGGTCGCGTCGTCGACGTCGTTGATCACCCGGATCCAGTTGCGTTCGTAGAGCCGGCGCGCCTGGGGCGGGATGTCGGTGGCCGGGAACCACAGCCCGACCCACGGCTCCAGGCCGTCCGCGATGGCCTCGGCGATCACTTCGCCGGGTCCGGCCCGGCCTTCGAAGCGGTAGGCGACGACCCGGTCGTAGCCGGTGATCGCGCGGATCTCGGCGACGGCGGCCGCGCAGACGTCGACCACCGTGCGGCCGTGCTGCAGCCGGGTCAGTGCGGTGCGCACCGAGGGGTAGAACTGCGAGAACCGGAACGGCCGGTGCGTGGTCGCGGGCTCCAGTTCCAGGACGAGCCGGCCGTCGGCGCGGTAGACGGTGACGTCGAACTCCGGCCCGTCCTCGGGGACGCGCAGGGCGAGCAGGCCGCGGTCGCCGGTCGGGGCGTCGAGGGTCTGGCGGACCGCGGCGACGCCGTCTTCGCCGAGCAGGTCCGCGACCGGCGTGCCGATCAGCTCCTCGGGGGTGCGGCCGAGCAGCCGGGTGGTGGTGGAGCTGGCGACCTCGACGCGGCCGTCGTCGGCCACGGCCAGCAGGGCGCCGTAGGACTGGATGCCGCCGAGCCGGTGGATCGGCTCGGTCACGCACACGGAGAAGTCGAACGCCGGTCCGGCCGCGGCTTCCGCCGCCCGGTCGCGCTCGGCGGGGTCGAACGCCGCGCCGGTGTCGGTCATGCCACTCCTCGTGCTGTGCGTGCGGTCGTGTCCGGCCACGGCCGAAGCCGAACCTTACAGTGGGCGTCGTCGCGAACGCGGCACCTCGACGAGCGGAGCGGTACGACGTGTCCACCACCCCCCACGACCCGTGGACGGCCCGGCTGCACGCCCTGTGGCGGGCCGCGTTCGAGGCCGTGACCACCAGGGGCCTGTCCGACGAGCTCTACTCGGGCCTGCTCACGCTGCCGGCGGTCCGCGCGGTGCTCGGGGCCCGCCTGGCCGCCGACGGGATCGCGTCGGTGACGCGCTGGGCCGACCACGACGGGCTTCGCACCCAGCCCGCCGGCCTGGTGGCGGACGTGTGGGCCTGGCGGGCGGGCCGGTCGCCGGCCGGAGTGCCGGTCGTCGGGGAGCACTCACTCGCCGAGGTGGCCGAGGCCGCCCCGGCGTTGGCCGAGCGGCTGCGGGCGGCCGGGGCGACGGAGTTCCTGGTCCTGGACTTCGGGGTCGCGGCGGGGGAGCGGGGCCTGCTGGGGCTGGGCACGTCCGCTGGCCTGCCCGCGGACACGTCCGTCGTCGCCGCGCTGCACCAGGTCGCCGAGGTCGTCGTGGCCACCGACCAGCACGCCAGCCAGCTGCGCGAGCTGGACGACCTGCAGGCCCAGGACGCGATCCTCGCCGAAGCGTCGCTGCAGATGGGCGCCTCCCTCGACATCGACGACACGCTGCGTGCCGTGGTCCGGATCGCGGTGCCCGGCCTCGCCGACGGCGCGGCGATCCACGTCCACCGCGACGGGCGGATGGTGCCGATCGCCCTCGCCCACGTCGACGCCCACCGCGAGCCGACCCTGGCCGCGTCCCTGCGGGCCGGGCAGTGGGCGGGCGAGCAGGTCGTCCGGGGCACGGACCCGGCGTCCTGGGACGAGCACCCGCGACCCTCGGGCCTGCCGGAGGAGGCCAGGCTGCCGCAGATGACGATCAGCGTGCTGCGGGCCCACGGCCGCGACGTCGGCCTGCTGACGTTCTTCCACCGCGAAGGCTCGCGGCGCCGCCCCGATCGGACCTTCCTGCGCAACCTGGCCGGGCGGGCGGCCTTGGCGATCGACAACGCCACGCTCTACGAGCGGCGGCGCCGTGACGTCCTTTCCCTGCAGCAGCACCTGCTGCCCGCGGTGCTGCCGGACGTGCCGGGACTGGAGTTCGCCGCCACCTACAACGTCGCCGACCACAGTCTGGAGGTCGGCGGCGACTTCTACGGCCTGGTCCCGCAGCCCGACGGCCGCGCCACCGCGCTGATCGGGGACGTCTGCGGCCGCGGGGCGCCCGCGGCCGCGCTGACCGGCCTGGCCCGCCACACCCTGGAGACGGCGCTGGAGGAGGGCAGTTCCGCCGAGCACGCGCTGGTGGGGCTCAACGCGAAGCTGCTGCGCCACGACGTCAGCCGGTTCCTCACCCTCGCGACGGCGACCTTCGAGCCCGCGGAGCCGTCCGGCGTCGGGCTGACCCTGCTCACCGCCGGGCACCCACCACCGCTGGTGCTGCGGCGGGACGGGACCGTGGGGCAGCCGCCGTGCTCGGGACGGCTGGTCGGCGTCCTGCCGGAGCTGCGGCTGCGGGCGGCGACCGAGCGGCTCACCCCGGGGGACACGCTGGTGCTCTACACCGACGGGCTCACCGAGGCCCGGGACGACGCGGGCCGGTTCTTCGAGGCGGACCTCGCGCCGACGCTGGCCGGGCTGCGCGGCCTGCCGCTGCCGGAGCTGCTCGAAGCCCTCGTCACCGGCGGCGGCCGGTTCCAGGTCGGCGACGACGCCGCGGTCCTGGCGATCCGGCACACGGGAGCGGCGGCATGACCCCCGACGAGCGGCTCGTCCTGGTGGTCGAGGACAGCGCCGAAGACCGCGAAGCCATCCAGCGCGCGCTGACCCGCACCCACCCGGAGCTGGAACTGGAGTTCGCCCCGGACGGCGACGCGGCGATCGCGCGTCTCACCGACCCCGGCCCCGACCGGCCCGGGCTCCTGTTGCTGGACCTCAACCTGCCGGGCCGCGACGGCTACCAGGTCCTGGCCGACCTGCGCGCGAACCCGGACCTGGCCGGGCTGACGATCATCGTCTTCACGTCGTCGACCACGTCGGCCGACATCGAACGCTGCTACGCCCTCGGGGCGGACAGCTACGTCTACAAGCCGGTCAACTTCCACCTCTTCCGGACCGTCCTGCAGGGCGCGGTCGACTACTGGCAGGCCGGTACGGGCTGACGTCCGCCGGTCATCCCCGCACCCGTCCGGATGCCGTCACCGCCGACGCCGGCAATCCGGACGGGTTCACGCTCCGAATGACCTGGGGGACGGCCCTGCGACAGGTGACGGAGTGAGGTGGGCGGATGGGCACACGCGGCCCCTCGTCGAACCGGTCCACCACGCCCGGCGTCGCGGCGGACGTCCTCAGGCTCCGATCCGCACCCGAGCTGGCGGGCACCGACGAGGCGGAACGGGCTTTCGCGCCGGCGTTGGCCGTGCCGCCCGGCACCGCCGTCGTGCTGGACCTGTCGGCGGTGACGTTCCTGACGCCGGAAGCCGTGGTCCCGCTGCTGGCTCTCGTCGAACGGTGTGCCGCGGATGGCAAGGCCCTGCTGATCGTGGCTTCGACCTACGTGCGGCGGAAATTGGTCTTGCTGGGCCTGGATTCCTTCGTTCCCTTGCAGCCGCCCGGCCGACGATCTCCGTGATCGCGCCGAACGTGGTACGCGGGCGTTCCGGGTGGGATACCGTCGCCGCATGATCGACACTCGACGACCTGGTGATCGGCCTGCCGGAGGTACGGCGATCGCCGCGCTGGTCCTGGCTCTGGTGTGTGCTCTGTGGACGTTGTGGGGGATCGGGCAGAACCTGTACCTGCTCGTCGCGGTTCCCGATCAAGCGTTCGATTGGGCGTTGGTCGTGTACGCGTTCTTCTGCGCCGTCGAGCTCGGCGTGCTGGGGCTGGGTGCCGGATTGCTGGTGGCGCGCCGGGGTGCGGGACGGTGGCTGATCCTGGCCGGCGGGGTGCTGGTCGCGGTCCAGGCGGCGGTGAGCGTGCTGATCTTCTTCATCCTCAACGGCGGGTTCGACTGGGATGCGAGGGGCGCGGTCACGTTCCTCGTGTTCGGGCCGGTGATGGTGCTCCCGGCGGTGGCTGCCGCGGTGCTGGCCGCGCTGCCGAGCACGGGCCGCTGGTGCGCGAGCCGTTCCCTCCCGGTCCCGCACCCGGCGACGGCGCCGCAGCAGCGGACGTGGTGATCCCCCGCGATGCGGCTACGGGGTGGCGCCGGTGGTGATCACGCTGGTGCGGGGCCCGGCCGGCTCGAGGCCCGTGAACGGCGCAGATCGTCGTGATCTCCGAACCCGGACCGAGAGCGTGTCGATCCGTGTTCAGAGATCGCGAGAGCGGGGTATTCGCGGTTCTGAGTCCCTCCGTGCTTGGCGGGATTCGTCGATGGCGTCGGTTCAGCAGCGAGCCGGCGCCATCGTCGTGTCATCCGCCGCTGCTGCGGCGGGACTTCAGGCCGTCTCGGGTGTGGCGTCCGCCGCGGTGGAGCGGGTGAGCCGGCGCACGGCTGTCTCGACGTCCGGCATGATCTTGATGTCGCGGTCCAGCTGCAGCAGGGTCAACGGTCGCAGCACCACGTACTGGCTGGTGGCCACCAGCAGCTGCCGGCCGTCGCCGGTGATCCGCCGTCCGGCGGCCAGCAGCTGCCCGAGGACGCACGAGCCGCAGAACGTCACCTCGGTCAGATCGACCACGACCGGTTTGGCCGCGGCATCGGCCAGCGCCAGGCTCGCGCCGAGCAGCGGGTCCGCGGCCAGGTCCAGCTCGCCGCGCGCGTGGATGATCACCACTTCACCGCGGTCGACGGTGTCGATGCTGAACGCGGGACTGCCGGGGACGGGTAGTCCAGACGAGAAGGGCATAAGAGGGTCAACTCCAGAACAGCAGGTCAGTTCCGTGCGCCCGGCCCGTGAGGCGGAGCCGGCGCCGCATCCGGCGGACTGAGAAGCTGGCTGTTGAACCTCTCCACGACGAATCTTACGCGCCGGTACCGACATTTCCGTGATGATGTCCCGGCTCATCGCGGCCGCGCACCTGATTGTGACCTACTGGTTCCGGAGAGTGCGCAAGCCGAGCCCTTATTCCACAGTGGACTCCCCGGCGAGGCCGAGACGATCGTGGTGCGGGAGAACGGAAAGCGACCAGGTGCTCAGGGCCGGTCCGGGGCGGCCAGGGCCGCGGCGACGAAGTCCTGGGCGACGTCGCGCAGCTTCACGTTCTGTTCTTGTGATGCCTTGACGAGCAGGGCGAAGGCGTCGTCGGAAGGGATGCGGTGCAGGGCCATCAGGATGCCCTTCGCCTGGTCGATCACCGCGCGGGAGGTCAGTGCGGCGCGCAGCTGTTCCATCGTTTCGCGGGCGGTCTGGTGCCGGCGGGTGCTGCGCAGGGCCGCTTCGGCGGCGGTGGTGTAGAGCTCCAGCAGGGCTCCGTCGAGGGTGCTGAAGCTGTTTCCGCCGGTGTCGTACAGGTTGAGCGAGCCGTGGTATTCGTGGTCGATGAACAAAGGGGCGGAGAGGTAGCCGAGCACCGCGGATTCGGCCGCGGCCGCAGCGAACTCGGGCCACCGCTGTGCCGCTTCGGCGACTTTGACCCGCTGGAGTTCGCCGGTCCGGGCGGCTTCGAGGCAGGGGCCTTGCCCGGTGTCGTACTGGGCTTGGTCGATGCGGTACGCGCTGTCGCCGGTGGCTGTCGCCGTGTAGGGGGTGCCGTCGCGTAGCAGGGTGATGCTGGCGAGTTCCGAGTCCGGAACGGTGTGTACGACTTGCTGGCATACCCGTTGCAGGACGACCGGCAGTTCCTCTTCCTCTTGGAAGGTGCCGGCCAGGCGGTCCAGTGCGGTGGTGACGTCGTCCACTCGCCGTGCGGCGTCCCGCTCGTCAAGCAGGTTCTCGTCCATGCGGTGCTCCTTCGGGGCGATGCGTCCGGCGTCGCGGTGATCGGGGTGCGAGGGCGCCGAAGACCAGGTCGTGGGCAGGCTTCCTGAAGGTGACAGTAGGCGTCGCCGCGCGGCCCGGCAGCGCTGGAGCTGACTCGTTGCCGTGGAGGTGCCCTGATCTCATCGGCTTCCGCGCGCGGACTCATGCCGGCGCTCACCGACGGAGGTCCACCATCGTCACCCTGCGGTCGTCGTCCAGCGAGCTGCCGCCCGATGTCGCGGCCGGCGCGTGGGCGACGTGGTGCTCCGAACCTGCCGGTGTTCCGGCACCTTCGACGGGACAGCTCCCCGAACTCCGGGGGAGCTGTGGGCTCCCCCGGAGACGTGGTCACCAGTGCAGGCCGGGCAGCTCGGCGATCCGCACCAGGTCCGTCTCGGACAACGGCGGGGTGGGGCGGGTCCGGGTGTCGGCGCCCGTCCCGGCGTCGTCGGAGGTGCGGATGGTGATCGACGTGCCGTCGGCGGCCTTGGCGCCGAGCGCCAAAACGGTCACCCCGCCCGGCGACCGAGTCGTGGTCAACGTGGCTTTGCGCCCGCCGTCCAGGTCGATCGGCTCGCAGCCCGGCTGGTCGCCGCACGTCACCGCGCCGTCGGCCGGTGGCTCGAGGTAGACCAGCGCCCTGCCCTTGCCCTGGGCGTCGACGAGCGTGGTGGAGATCTTGTAACCGCCCTGGCTGACCTGGAACCGCCAGCCGCGGTCGGCGCCCGGTGCCGGCTTGGTGGTCATGCCGGCGGGCAGGGCCGTGGCGATCACGGCGTCCAGTTCGGCCGCGCGCCGGTCGGACGGTGCCGAGGGCACCGCCGGCCCGCTCAGGTCGACCTTGAGCTGCGGCGCCGTCGCGATGGTGATCAGCGCGTCGTCACCGAGTACCCGTTTCTTCGAGCCGTGGCCGCCGATCTCCAGCACCCTCGCGTACGTGCCGTCCACGCGCCACACATCGACGTCGACCTGCGTGGCGGCCGGCGAGGTCACGGTGACGCGCGCGGTCGAGCCGTCCGGGAGGGCCCGGATCGAGCACTCGGTGTCCTGGTGGGTCACGCACCCGCCCGGCGGCCGGTCACCGCGGGACCGGAGGTAGACGGAGACCGTCCGGTCACCGGTGAGCGTGAAGCTGCCGCCCCAGCTGTCCCGGATCACGCACAGCTGCAGCGGGCTCGCCTCGACCCCGGCGGGCAGCGGCAGGGCGAGCTGCCGGAACGCCTCGGTCAGCCGGCCGGACTCGCTCAGCTCGGCCGGGCTCGCGGTGCCGCGCGGCTGGTCGGGGTAGCTGTCCGCCGAGGCGGGCAGCACGCACCCCGGGTTCGCCGGCGCGGCGGTGGACGCCGGGCCGGCGGGTTGCGCGGGCGTGCGGTCCGGCAGCCCGCTCAGCGTCGCGGCCGCCGCGACGACTGTGACGATCCCCGCCGCCGTCACCGTCAGCGCGCCCACCCGCTGCCGCGTCCGGCGCCTGCGCCCGTCCGTGACGACCTGGTCGAACTCCAGCCCGAGCGCCGGTTCGTCCGCGAGCGCCGACCGGATCATGTCTCGCACCTCGTCGCTCACGAGCCCTCCCGCACCGCGGTCCGCCGCGCGGCCAGCGTTCGCCGCAACGCTCCCAAGGCTTTGGACACCTGGCTTTTGACCGTTCCTTCGCTGCACCCCAACGCCGCCGCCGTCTCCGCGACCGGCAGGTCTTCCCAGTACCGCAGCACGACCGCGGCCCGCTGCTTCGGCGGCAGCGCCGCCAGCGCGTGCCGGACGTCCATGGCCTCTTCGAGGCCCGTCACCGTCCCGGCGATCTCGGGCACGACGTCGACGACCGTCTCCGGCCGTCTCTTCCGCCGTCGCGACTCGTCGATGAGGGTCCGCACGAGCACCTTGCGCACGTACGCGTCGACCTGCCCGTTCCGGTCCAGCCGCCCCCAGTGCTGGTAGACCTTGGCCAGCGCGCTCTGCGCCAGGTCCTCGGCCCAGTGCCAGTCACCGCACAGCAGGAAAGCGGTCCGCCGCACCACGGCCGCCCGCGCCTCGAAGTACGCCCGGAACTCCCGGTCCCGATCGTGCACCCGACACCGCCCTTCACTCCGTCACCCCCTATACGGCGTCCGATCGGCGGACGTTGCCTGTAACTTTGGGTGACTGTCGAGCACGGGGTAGGCGCGGCCTGATTCTCCTCGGTCCAGTTGGGACGGTTCCAGCCTCCTCGCGGTGCGAACGACGCGCCCGGTCAGAAACCCGGACGCCGAACCCGCCGGATGGCTCGCGAACCCGCGTCGTTCATCGTCGATGGCGCTGGTCGGTCCGGGCCAGGGGCCGGGTGGTCCGGACCGACCAGCGGGCTTCGGCGGTCTGTGCCGGAGGGTCTCCGGTCGCCGTCGGGGAGGTTACTTGCCCGTCTGAGGGCCGATCATCGAGTTCACATCGATCGGGGACGGGATGGCGCCGAGTTGCAGGAGGAGGTCCGGGACTCGTTGCAGGCGTCGCGCGTCCAGGGTCGAGCCGTAGCCCGGCAGTGTGAGGAGCTTGGCCGTGTCTTCGTCGATCTTGGCGAAGCGGACCAGGAGCGGCTCGACCTTGGCGCGGTCGTTCGTGGCTTCGTGGGTGGCCTTCTGCATCGCGCGCTGGAACGCGGCCAGGGTCTTCGGGTTGTCCCGCACCCACTTCTTCGTCGCGCCGTAGCCGGTCAGGGGGAAGCCCTGGGTCGCGCCGGAGTTGATGTCGACCACCGGGATCGCGCCCGCCGTCTTGGCGGCCTGCGTGATGTAGGGCTCCGGCAGGTACGCGGCGTCGGCCTGGCCCTGCTGCAGTGCGGACGCGATGTTCGGCAGCGGGATCTGCACCCATTTGACCTTGTCGTAACTCACGCCGTGATCTTGCATCACCGAGCGGGTGAGCAGATCCGACGCGGTGTTCTTGGCCGTGATCGCGATCTTACTGCCCGCCAGGTCGAAAATCGTTTTGACCGGCGAATTCGGGACCGTGACGATCGCATTGGACTTCGCGTTGACCGAGGTCGCGTCGGCGACCAGTTCCATGTCGGCGGCACCGGTGCTCTTCGCGGTGAAGAACGGGGGATAGGTCGAGAACGCGATGTCGGCGTCACCGGAGATCGCTTTCGCCAGCGAGGCCTGGCCGCTGGAGGCGATCACGGCGTCGACGTTGAGTCCTTCGGCCTTGAAGTAGCCGCTGTCCTGGGCCAGCCAGAACGGCCCGAGGTCCGTGGTGGGCAGGATGGAGACCTTCAGCGTCGGCTTTTCCGGGCCGCTGCCGCCCGACGAAGCGTTCGAGGTGCCCGTACCGAGTGCGCCGCAGCCGGTGACGGCTGCGAGGACCGCGACGGCCGCGAGAGCGAGTGCGGCGTGACGGGCGCGGACCCGGCTGCTCCTGGCGATTCCAAACAAGGCCTGCTCCTTGACGGAGGTGACGGTTGATGTACCGAGTCCGAAGAAGATGTGTTAATGATTCCCGGAGTCAGGCAGGTGACTGTAGGGACCCCGGCATCAGCTGGCAATGCGTCGGAGTGCCCCTGAATCGGGATTTCACCACAATGGCGGTGCGTATTCTTGATCGACGATCTTCATTTGATCAAGGCTGCGGGCCGCGGATTTCTACGAATCACAGCGGCCGAACGCGGAAAACCTGCCGATTTCCCGGACGGGCGGGTGCCGGGATCGCGGATTCGAGCGGCGGACGGTGGTGTCCGCCGCTCGAGGCCTGCTGACAGAGCGTCACCCTACCGGCGGAGTGCCGGATGCGCTGCCCGGCAACGGAAACTTCGCGGCGATCGACGGGGTCAGCGGGACGTCGAGGCTGCCTTCGACGAGTTCGGTGCGCAGCCGGTTGGTGGTCTTCCACCCGTCCAGTGCTCGCTCCGGGTCGAGCGCCGAAACCGCCAGCAGCAGGGCGTCCACCAGCAGCAGGTGCGCGATGAGGTTGCTGGGCAACAACTTCTCCGTCGACGGGGTGACGAGCACGGTCTCCACGCGGTCCGCGAAGTGGCTGGCCAGCACCTCGGTGATCAGGACGATCGGGCAGCCGATCCGGAGGGCTTCGCTGATCGCCACGTCGTGCTCGCGCACGTGCCGCAACGGTGCGACGAGCACCAAAGCGGACGTCGGCTTGAGCTGGCTGAGCTCGTCGGCGAAGTTGTAGCCCGTCAGGCCGGTCGCACTGGCGGTCCGGCTGATGCGCCGGAGGCCGAGTGAGAGTGATTCGGCCACCGGGAGCGCGGATCCGTAGCCGACCACCAGCGTGTTCGACGCCGCGGCGAGGATGCCGACCGCGGCTTCGAACGTCTCCGCCGGGACGGACTGGGGGAGGGCGCGCACGAGCTCGACGGCGTCCAGGCTGATCTTGGCCAGGAGCCGGCCGCTGTCGTCCGACCGGGTCAGGTGCTCGGCGAGGGTCTGCTCGGGGTCGCGGACGGGGTTGAGCATGGCCGCGGCCGCCCGGCGCAGTTCGCCGAGGCCGCCGAAACCCAGCTGCTTGACCGTCCGGATGACCGTCGCGTCGCTGACTTCCGCGCGGCGGGCGATCTCCTGGGCCGAGAAGACCGACGCTTCGGCGGGGTGGGCGGCGAAGAAGTCCACCACCCGGAGCCCGCCGGCGCTGAGCTGCTCCCGGACCTGGGCGATGCGTTTCGTGAGGGTCGGCTCCATCTAGTGGCCACTAGACATTCTGGATTTCATGAAGTACACACTACATCACATCGCTCCGTGACACACCCTGACGGGCGGAGGTAGTGACATGCACCGAACTCCACGGCTGGTGGCCGCGGTGGTGCTCCTGGGATCGAGCCTGGCCGGCTGCGGGCTCGGCACGGCGGGCGCCGCGGATCCCGCGCTGGTGGCCCGCCCGCACGGCCGCTGCGACCCGGCCGTGAACGCGGCCCTTCCCGAGCCGATCCGCCGGCGCGGTGCCTTCCGGGTCGCGATGGTGCCGGACACACCGCCCATGGCGTACTACGCCGAGGACGACGCGACGATCGTCGGCTTCGACCGCGACATGAGCCAGGCCGTCGCGGACGTGTTCTGCGTCGGCACCGACCCGGTCCCGACGAACGTCGACGCCGTCGTGCCCGGCCTCGCCGCCGGGCGTTACGACATGGTGCTCGCCTCGCTCGGCCCCACCGGCGAGCGGCG is a window from the Amycolatopsis sp. NBC_00355 genome containing:
- a CDS encoding EF-hand domain-containing protein; translation: MSQDLLERKWSNFFRHFDADGNGFIEHEDFVQRGAQVAAAFGYATETPAAQAVTSGFQRVWESLVGNLDTDGDGRVSREEFTGGMTVFADEDRYQDLFQPAIDALLAMGDADGDGQLSRPEWVRLQVGYGTPETDAEYTFGLLDTDGSGYLSRDEISAATRQYFTSTDAEAPGNSLYGPLA
- a CDS encoding ATP-binding protein produces the protein MTDTGAAFDPAERDRAAEAAAGPAFDFSVCVTEPIHRLGGIQSYGALLAVADDGRVEVASSTTTRLLGRTPEELIGTPVADLLGEDGVAAVRQTLDAPTGDRGLLALRVPEDGPEFDVTVYRADGRLVLELEPATTHRPFRFSQFYPSVRTALTRLQHGRTVVDVCAAAVAEIRAITGYDRVVAYRFEGRAGPGEVIAEAIADGLEPWVGLWFPATDIPPQARRLYERNWIRVINDVDDATSALHPQALPGSSEPLDLSDSTLRTVSSFHLEYLRNIGVGSSMSVSLLHEGALWGLIACHGMAPRRLDPEVRAACEFFGVTLSLQLAALQEAETARARQETRTALSELVSTLETDPAQSLPGSGGLLAELVRSDAVVLRLDGVASTMAGEVAPAALAALWPALPDLTAGAVWASECLTEHAPALAQHADDLSGVLVLALGDGDLVAWTRRERRADRTWAADPAQPVQLGPHGERLTPRGSSAVYQAVVRGRSLPWTAADEAVAADLGRAMTTITLRQAAHLAGLNTQLRRANQDLDTFAHAAAHEMKEPLRGIAATVAFIGEDAGETLDATTLRRLETVESLANRMDELVNSLLHFAQLGQADLRREPVSLRTATTRALEIAGARLAENDVRPTLPDAGVTVDADPARLEEILVNLLVNAAKYARAGNPRTVEVGLRPADTDRAPAVFVRDNGIGIPEVHQQDVLRLFRRLHARDAYGGGHGAGLAIVDRIVQRHGGRLWLDSVPGEGTTVWFTLEADPGPQS
- a CDS encoding PP2C family protein-serine/threonine phosphatase, with amino-acid sequence MSTTPHDPWTARLHALWRAAFEAVTTRGLSDELYSGLLTLPAVRAVLGARLAADGIASVTRWADHDGLRTQPAGLVADVWAWRAGRSPAGVPVVGEHSLAEVAEAAPALAERLRAAGATEFLVLDFGVAAGERGLLGLGTSAGLPADTSVVAALHQVAEVVVATDQHASQLRELDDLQAQDAILAEASLQMGASLDIDDTLRAVVRIAVPGLADGAAIHVHRDGRMVPIALAHVDAHREPTLAASLRAGQWAGEQVVRGTDPASWDEHPRPSGLPEEARLPQMTISVLRAHGRDVGLLTFFHREGSRRRPDRTFLRNLAGRAALAIDNATLYERRRRDVLSLQQHLLPAVLPDVPGLEFAATYNVADHSLEVGGDFYGLVPQPDGRATALIGDVCGRGAPAAALTGLARHTLETALEEGSSAEHALVGLNAKLLRHDVSRFLTLATATFEPAEPSGVGLTLLTAGHPPPLVLRRDGTVGQPPCSGRLVGVLPELRLRAATERLTPGDTLVLYTDGLTEARDDAGRFFEADLAPTLAGLRGLPLPELLEALVTGGGRFQVGDDAAVLAIRHTGAAA
- a CDS encoding response regulator, whose amino-acid sequence is MTPDERLVLVVEDSAEDREAIQRALTRTHPELELEFAPDGDAAIARLTDPGPDRPGLLLLDLNLPGRDGYQVLADLRANPDLAGLTIIVFTSSTTSADIERCYALGADSYVYKPVNFHLFRTVLQGAVDYWQAGTG
- a CDS encoding STAS domain-containing protein; this translates as MGTRGPSSNRSTTPGVAADVLRLRSAPELAGTDEAERAFAPALAVPPGTAVVLDLSAVTFLTPEAVVPLLALVERCAADGKALLIVASTYVRRKLVLLGLDSFVPLQPPGRRSP
- a CDS encoding STAS domain-containing protein, whose translation is MPFSSGLPVPGSPAFSIDTVDRGEVVIIHARGELDLAADPLLGASLALADAAAKPVVVDLTEVTFCGSCVLGQLLAAGRRITGDGRQLLVATSQYVVLRPLTLLQLDRDIKIMPDVETAVRRLTRSTAADATPETA
- a CDS encoding ANTAR domain-containing response regulator, which gives rise to MDENLLDERDAARRVDDVTTALDRLAGTFQEEEELPVVLQRVCQQVVHTVPDSELASITLLRDGTPYTATATGDSAYRIDQAQYDTGQGPCLEAARTGELQRVKVAEAAQRWPEFAAAAAESAVLGYLSAPLFIDHEYHGSLNLYDTGGNSFSTLDGALLELYTTAAEAALRSTRRHQTARETMEQLRAALTSRAVIDQAKGILMALHRIPSDDAFALLVKASQEQNVKLRDVAQDFVAAALAAPDRP
- a CDS encoding SigE family RNA polymerase sigma factor; the encoded protein is MHDRDREFRAYFEARAAVVRRTAFLLCGDWHWAEDLAQSALAKVYQHWGRLDRNGQVDAYVRKVLVRTLIDESRRRKRRPETVVDVVPEIAGTVTGLEEAMDVRHALAALPPKQRAAVVLRYWEDLPVAETAAALGCSEGTVKSQVSKALGALRRTLAARRTAVREGS